The following proteins come from a genomic window of Pseudomonas syringae:
- a CDS encoding TetR/AcrR family transcriptional regulator, whose protein sequence is MTELPIKTRRPGRPPKVDRDNLETREVLLRRGLEVLTEQGFSATGLDFILKEVGIPKGSFYHYFPSKDAFGRAVLDEYARYFAQRLDRWLLDESLSPLERLVGFVQSAKGGMARHDYRRGCMVGNLGQEICLLPDGFRERLEQILLDWQAKLACCLRAAQASGELSREADCDELAAFFWIGWEGAVLRARLVKSDVPLNTFIAGYLRGLPQ, encoded by the coding sequence ATGACTGAATTACCCATCAAAACCAGACGCCCCGGGCGGCCACCCAAAGTGGACCGCGACAACCTGGAGACCCGTGAGGTGCTTTTGCGGCGCGGTCTGGAAGTGCTCACTGAGCAGGGCTTCTCGGCGACCGGGCTGGATTTCATCCTCAAGGAAGTCGGCATACCCAAGGGCTCGTTCTATCACTACTTCCCCAGCAAAGATGCGTTTGGCAGGGCGGTACTGGATGAATACGCCCGCTATTTCGCCCAACGCCTCGACCGTTGGCTGCTGGACGAGTCGCTGTCACCACTGGAGCGGCTGGTCGGGTTTGTGCAGAGCGCGAAAGGCGGCATGGCGCGCCATGATTACCGACGCGGTTGCATGGTCGGTAATCTGGGGCAGGAAATCTGCCTGTTGCCGGACGGATTTCGTGAGCGTCTGGAGCAGATCCTGCTCGATTGGCAAGCGAAACTCGCCTGTTGCCTGCGCGCTGCGCAGGCCAGTGGCGAGCTGTCCCGAGAGGCCGATTGCGACGAGCTGGCAGCTTTTTTCTGGATTGGCTGGGAAGGGGCCGTGCTACGTGCCCGGCTGGTGAAAAGCGATGTTCCGTTGAATACATTCATCGCCGGTTACCTTCGCGGGTTGCCGCAATGA
- a CDS encoding isopenicillin N synthase family dioxygenase has translation MTLQYVPIINLAPYFSGTPDGKAAVAQAVNQACKDIGFLVITEHQIPAELIERVSRLTRQFFDLPLAEKRKVDRPSPEMVRGYSAVAEESLSYSLEESAPGDLKESFSIGPSDVPAEDYYHNAIAGPHFAPNVWPAEEQVPGFQQAYREYFEAMSQLAQSLMRLFALALELDECFFDDKIDRHISMFRSLSYPDIKTEVEAGQLRASAHTDYGSLTIVRPDNALGGLQVRNQKGEWVDVPYVENGFVVNIGDLMMQWTNDQWISTLHRVVNPPMTSEQDNRRQSLVFFHQPNYDTLIQCLPGCLPPGATPRHAPVTSGDHLLAKFVKQTTFGGSKVA, from the coding sequence ATGACTCTGCAATATGTGCCCATCATCAACCTTGCTCCCTATTTTTCAGGAACACCGGACGGCAAGGCAGCCGTGGCGCAGGCGGTCAACCAGGCGTGTAAGGACATTGGCTTTCTGGTGATCACCGAACACCAGATTCCAGCTGAGCTGATCGAGCGGGTTTCACGCTTGACCCGCCAGTTCTTCGATTTGCCACTCGCCGAAAAGCGCAAAGTCGACCGACCAAGCCCGGAAATGGTGCGGGGCTATAGCGCGGTGGCTGAGGAGAGTCTTTCGTACTCACTGGAAGAGAGTGCGCCGGGCGACCTGAAGGAATCCTTCTCCATCGGGCCCAGTGATGTGCCCGCCGAAGACTACTACCACAACGCCATCGCAGGCCCACACTTCGCGCCCAACGTCTGGCCCGCCGAAGAGCAGGTGCCAGGCTTTCAACAGGCTTACAGAGAGTATTTCGAGGCGATGAGTCAGCTGGCCCAATCGCTGATGCGCCTGTTCGCGCTGGCATTGGAGCTGGACGAGTGTTTCTTTGATGACAAGATCGATCGGCACATCAGCATGTTTCGCAGCCTGAGCTACCCGGACATCAAGACCGAGGTCGAAGCCGGGCAACTACGCGCCAGTGCGCACACCGACTACGGCAGCCTGACCATCGTGCGTCCCGACAACGCGCTGGGCGGTTTGCAGGTCCGCAACCAGAAGGGCGAATGGGTCGATGTGCCCTATGTCGAAAACGGTTTCGTGGTCAATATCGGCGACCTGATGATGCAGTGGACCAACGATCAGTGGATCTCCACCTTGCATCGCGTCGTCAACCCGCCCATGACCAGCGAGCAGGACAACCGCCGTCAATCACTGGTGTTCTTCCACCAGCCCAACTACGACACCCTGATCCAGTGCTTGCCCGGCTGCCTGCCACCCGGCGCAACGCCTCGCCATGCGCCAGTCACCTCAGGCGATCACTTGCTGGCCAAGTTCGTCAAACAGACGACCTTCGGCGGCAGCAAGGTGGCCTGA
- a CDS encoding DNA topoisomerase IB — protein sequence MPDSTALSQPASDLHYVEDTQPGLTRKILRGKFAYFDTQGQRIKDEAEIKRINALAVPPAYTDVWICADPMGHLQATGRDARGRKQYRYHPRWREIRDQDKYSRMIDFGHALPKVRKQIEAQLAQPGMGREKVMATVVSLLDATLIRIGNSQYAKENRSYGLTTLRNKHVEVKGGQILFEFRGKSGVEHKVSVKDRKLAAVIKRCMELPGQNLFQYLDEDGVRHAVTSSDINAYLQSLTGADFTAKDYRTWAASALALATLQKLHWEPEADAKRHIVDMVKAVSKQLGNTPAICRKCYIHPAVLEGFLLGNLAKLPRSRQRKGLRLEEVALASYLRILADKVGVVAKEGKS from the coding sequence ATGCCTGACTCGACTGCCCTCAGCCAGCCCGCCAGTGACCTGCACTACGTAGAAGACACTCAGCCGGGCCTTACGCGCAAAATACTGCGCGGCAAATTCGCCTACTTCGACACCCAGGGCCAGCGCATCAAGGACGAGGCAGAGATCAAGCGCATCAACGCCCTGGCGGTGCCGCCCGCCTACACCGACGTGTGGATCTGCGCCGACCCGATGGGGCATTTGCAGGCCACCGGACGTGACGCTCGCGGTCGCAAACAGTACCGCTACCACCCGCGCTGGCGCGAGATTCGCGATCAGGATAAATACTCGCGAATGATCGACTTCGGCCACGCCTTGCCCAAGGTGCGCAAGCAGATCGAAGCACAACTCGCCCAGCCGGGCATGGGTCGGGAAAAAGTCATGGCGACGGTTGTTTCGCTGCTGGACGCGACGCTGATCCGCATCGGCAACAGCCAGTACGCCAAGGAAAACCGTTCCTATGGCCTGACCACGCTGCGCAACAAACACGTGGAGGTCAAAGGCGGCCAGATCCTCTTCGAGTTTCGCGGCAAAAGCGGTGTCGAGCACAAAGTCAGCGTAAAAGACCGCAAACTGGCCGCCGTGATCAAACGCTGCATGGAACTGCCGGGGCAGAATCTGTTTCAGTACCTGGACGAAGATGGCGTGCGCCACGCCGTGACCTCATCGGACATCAACGCCTACCTGCAAAGCCTCACCGGCGCCGACTTCACCGCGAAGGACTACCGCACCTGGGCTGCCAGCGCACTGGCCCTGGCCACCCTGCAAAAGCTGCACTGGGAACCGGAAGCCGACGCCAAAAGACACATCGTTGACATGGTCAAAGCCGTGTCCAAACAACTGGGCAACACCCCCGCCATCTGCCGCAAATGCTACATCCACCCGGCCGTGCTGGAAGGCTTTCTGCTCGGCAACCTGGCCAAGCTGCCACGCTCCAGACAACGCAAAGGGCTGCGTCTGGAAGAAGTGGCGCTGGCCAGCTACCTGCGAATATTGGCGGACAAGGTGGGCGTCGTGGCGAAAGAAGGCAAATCCTGA
- a CDS encoding NAD(P)H-dependent flavin oxidoreductase — protein sequence MSRWPDTRILELFNIELPILQAPMAGTTGSAMAIAVARAGGLAALPCAMLTPDQIHEEVATFRQHSHNAPLNLNFFCHQPPAHDAARAERWKQALKPYYDELGADFDAPTPISNRAPFDNDSCALVENIRPEVVSFHFGLPEHALLDRVRATGAKIISSATTVEEAVWLEQQGCDAVIAMGYEAGGHRGLFLSDQLHTQVGTFALVPQIADAVHIPVIAAGGIADGRGVAAAFILGASAVQPGTAYLFCPEAKVSTLHRQALQHATDSQTALTNLFTGRPARGIVNRIMREIGPLSPLAPTFPLAGGALMPLRAIAEKQGSGDFTNFWAGQAVGIKHQLGATEWTRQLAENALKILSGR from the coding sequence ATGAGCCGCTGGCCGGATACCCGCATTCTTGAATTGTTCAACATAGAACTGCCCATTCTCCAGGCCCCCATGGCGGGCACAACCGGCTCAGCCATGGCGATTGCCGTCGCCAGGGCTGGTGGCCTGGCAGCGTTGCCGTGCGCCATGCTGACGCCGGATCAGATCCATGAGGAAGTGGCGACCTTTCGGCAGCACAGCCACAACGCCCCGCTGAATCTGAATTTCTTCTGCCATCAACCACCGGCTCACGACGCTGCCCGCGCTGAACGCTGGAAGCAGGCACTCAAACCTTATTACGACGAACTGGGCGCTGACTTCGACGCGCCCACACCGATTTCCAACCGTGCGCCCTTCGACAACGACAGTTGCGCACTGGTCGAAAATATCAGGCCTGAAGTGGTGAGTTTTCACTTTGGCCTGCCTGAGCACGCCCTGCTGGATCGGGTCAGAGCGACCGGCGCGAAAATCATCTCGTCGGCCACCACTGTCGAGGAGGCCGTCTGGCTTGAGCAGCAGGGATGCGATGCGGTGATTGCCATGGGCTACGAAGCCGGTGGCCATCGCGGTCTGTTTCTCAGTGATCAACTGCACACCCAGGTCGGCACTTTCGCGCTGGTGCCGCAGATCGCCGATGCCGTACATATTCCGGTTATTGCAGCAGGCGGTATCGCCGACGGGCGCGGTGTCGCGGCGGCGTTTATTCTGGGAGCGTCGGCCGTGCAGCCCGGCACGGCCTACCTGTTCTGCCCGGAAGCCAAGGTCAGCACCCTGCACAGGCAGGCGCTGCAACACGCGACGGACAGCCAGACCGCGCTGACCAACCTTTTCACGGGGCGCCCGGCACGCGGCATTGTCAACCGCATCATGCGTGAAATCGGTCCGCTCAGCCCCCTTGCGCCGACCTTTCCTTTGGCTGGCGGGGCCTTGATGCCATTGCGTGCAATCGCGGAAAAACAGGGCAGCGGCGACTTCACAAACTTCTGGGCGGGCCAGGCAGTCGGGATCAAACATCAACTGGGCGCCACCGAGTGGACGCGACAACTGGCTGAAAACGCGCTGAAAATTCTCAGCGGCCGCTGA
- the modC gene encoding molybdenum ABC transporter ATP-binding protein, which translates to MNSPIEVRLEMAYPDFTVSTDLTLPGSGITALFGPSGSGKTTCLRCIAGLEKARQGFIRVNDEVWQDSDKGIFLPPHKRAIGYVFQEASLFAHLSVRANLEFGMNRIPRQQRSIQLKQATELLGIDHLLERRPDKLSGGERQRAGIARALLTSPRLMLLDEPLAALDARRKSEILPYLERLHRELEIPMLYVSHAQDEVARLADHLVLLEEGKVLASGPIQETLARLDLPLAMGDDAGVVIEGLVSAYDRDYHLLSVTLPGSELCMRVAHAEMPSGTLLRIKVQARDVSLNLQPEDQSSILNRLPVTVLEEMPADNAAHVLVKLDAGGTPLLARITRYSRDQLKLHRGQQLWAQIKAVAVLA; encoded by the coding sequence ATGAACTCGCCGATTGAAGTCCGCCTCGAGATGGCCTACCCCGATTTTACCGTCAGTACCGACCTGACCCTGCCCGGCTCGGGCATCACCGCGCTGTTCGGGCCGTCCGGCTCGGGAAAAACCACCTGTCTGCGCTGTATTGCCGGACTGGAGAAAGCCCGACAAGGCTTTATTCGCGTAAACGATGAAGTCTGGCAGGACAGCGACAAAGGCATCTTCCTGCCGCCGCACAAACGCGCCATCGGCTACGTGTTTCAAGAAGCCAGCCTGTTCGCGCACCTGTCGGTGCGGGCAAACCTGGAATTCGGGATGAACCGTATCCCGCGCCAGCAGCGCAGTATCCAGCTCAAGCAGGCGACCGAACTGCTCGGTATCGACCACCTGCTGGAGCGGCGCCCGGACAAACTGTCAGGCGGAGAACGCCAGCGGGCCGGAATCGCACGCGCCCTGCTGACCAGTCCACGCCTGATGCTCCTCGATGAACCGCTGGCAGCGCTGGACGCCAGACGTAAAAGCGAAATCCTGCCGTATCTGGAGCGCCTGCACCGCGAGCTGGAAATCCCCATGCTGTATGTCAGCCACGCCCAGGACGAAGTCGCACGCCTGGCAGACCATCTTGTGCTGCTGGAAGAAGGCAAGGTGCTTGCCAGTGGTCCCATTCAGGAAACCCTGGCGCGACTCGACTTGCCGCTGGCCATGGGCGACGACGCGGGCGTGGTCATCGAAGGCCTGGTCAGCGCCTATGACCGCGATTATCACTTGCTGAGCGTCACCCTGCCCGGCAGCGAACTGTGCATGCGCGTTGCCCATGCCGAAATGCCGTCAGGCACCCTGTTGCGCATCAAGGTGCAGGCCCGTGACGTCAGCCTGAACCTGCAACCCGAAGACCAGAGCAGCATTCTCAATCGACTGCCAGTCACGGTGCTGGAAGAGATGCCCGCCGATAACGCAGCACATGTTCTGGTGAAACTGGACGCAGGTGGCACGCCCCTGCTGGCACGCATCACCCGCTATTCACGAGACCAATTGAAGCTGCACCGGGGTCAGCAACTGTGGGCGCAGATCAAGGCAGTTGCCGTACTGGCATAG
- a CDS encoding VOC family protein, which produces MNTLSYVNVFAQDIVALSSFYSELFGFSEIESIRSPIFRGLDTGKSCIGFNALDAYELLGLDEFEGSTGCRFLLNIDVDEQADVDRLVPVAVDLGARLVKAPYLTYYNWYQAVLLDPEGNVFRINYMF; this is translated from the coding sequence ATGAATACATTGTCTTACGTAAACGTGTTTGCTCAGGACATTGTTGCCCTGAGCAGTTTTTATTCGGAGCTGTTTGGCTTCAGTGAAATCGAGTCGATCAGGTCGCCGATCTTTCGCGGGCTGGACACCGGCAAATCCTGCATCGGCTTCAATGCGCTCGATGCTTACGAATTGCTGGGGCTGGATGAGTTCGAAGGCAGCACCGGCTGCCGGTTTCTGCTAAATATCGATGTTGATGAACAGGCGGATGTGGACCGTCTGGTGCCAGTGGCCGTGGATTTGGGGGCCAGGTTGGTGAAGGCGCCATATTTGACGTATTACAACTGGTATCAGGCGGTGTTGCTGGATCCGGAGGGGAATGTGTTTCGGATTAACTATATGTTTTGA
- a CDS encoding isochorismatase family cysteine hydrolase has product MSKPLVRWPIKPGRTAVIVVDMQKVFCEPQGALYVRNTAAIVEPIQTLLHVARAAQVTVVYLRHIVRGDGSDTGRMRDLYPNVDQILARHDPDVDIIEALAPRPGDVIIDKLFYSGFHNTDLDTVLRARDVDTIIVCGTVTNVCCETTIRDGVHREYKVIALSDANAAMDYPDVGFGAVSAEEVQRIALTTIAYEFGEVTTTADVIQRIESA; this is encoded by the coding sequence ATGAGCAAACCCCTTGTCCGGTGGCCGATCAAGCCCGGCAGAACAGCCGTCATCGTCGTCGACATGCAAAAAGTTTTCTGCGAGCCGCAGGGCGCGCTGTACGTCAGGAACACCGCTGCTATTGTCGAGCCCATCCAGACATTACTCCATGTCGCTCGTGCCGCTCAGGTGACGGTGGTGTATCTGCGCCATATCGTGCGCGGTGATGGCTCGGATACCGGGCGTATGCGTGATCTTTACCCCAATGTCGACCAGATCCTCGCGCGCCATGACCCGGATGTCGACATCATTGAGGCGCTGGCGCCCCGGCCTGGTGATGTAATCATCGACAAACTGTTCTACAGCGGCTTTCACAATACGGACCTGGACACCGTATTACGTGCCCGTGATGTCGACACCATTATTGTCTGCGGTACGGTCACCAATGTCTGTTGCGAAACCACCATCAGGGACGGCGTGCACCGCGAGTACAAAGTCATCGCCTTGAGCGATGCAAACGCGGCCATGGACTACCCCGACGTGGGCTTCGGCGCCGTATCGGCAGAAGAGGTTCAGCGTATTGCATTGACCACCATTGCCTATGAGTTCGGCGAAGTCACGACCACGGCTGATGTGATTCAACGTATCGAAAGCGCTTAG
- the modA gene encoding molybdate ABC transporter substrate-binding protein: protein MQSTTLRATLKFSALAFTAFVTTSAFADEVQVAVAANFTAPIQAIAKDFEKDTGHTLVAAFGATGQIYTQIKNGAPFEVFLSADDTTPAKLEQEGDTVKGSRFTYAIGTLALWSAKEGYVDSKGDVLKANQYQHLSIANPKTAPYGLAATQVLSKLGLTEATKAKIVEGQSITQAYQFVSTGNAELGFVALSQVYKDGKLTSGSAWIVPDSLHDPIKQDAVILTKGKDNAAAKALVEYLKGPKAAAIIKSFGYQL, encoded by the coding sequence ATGCAATCAACCACGCTGCGCGCCACACTGAAGTTCTCGGCACTTGCCTTCACCGCGTTCGTAACTACTTCCGCTTTCGCCGATGAAGTACAGGTTGCCGTAGCCGCCAACTTCACCGCACCGATTCAGGCCATTGCCAAAGACTTCGAGAAAGACACAGGCCACACGCTGGTCGCCGCGTTCGGTGCCACTGGCCAGATCTACACACAGATCAAGAACGGTGCGCCGTTCGAAGTGTTCCTCTCAGCCGACGACACAACGCCCGCGAAGCTTGAGCAAGAAGGCGACACCGTGAAGGGCTCGCGCTTCACCTATGCCATTGGAACACTGGCGTTGTGGTCAGCCAAAGAGGGCTACGTCGACAGCAAAGGTGACGTACTCAAGGCCAATCAGTATCAGCATCTGTCCATCGCCAATCCCAAGACTGCGCCTTACGGCCTGGCGGCAACTCAGGTGCTGAGCAAATTGGGGCTGACCGAGGCCACCAAAGCGAAGATTGTCGAAGGTCAGAGCATCACCCAGGCTTATCAGTTTGTTTCCACCGGCAATGCCGAGCTGGGTTTTGTCGCGCTGTCGCAGGTTTACAAGGACGGCAAGCTGACCAGCGGATCGGCGTGGATCGTGCCGGACTCGCTGCATGACCCGATCAAGCAGGACGCCGTGATTCTCACCAAAGGCAAGGACAACGCCGCCGCCAAGGCGCTGGTCGAGTACCTGAAGGGCCCGAAAGCCGCGGCGATCATCAAGTCCTTCGGATACCAGCTGTAA
- a CDS encoding putative phage abortive infection protein has translation MKRVLGISLAIALVILTIVGIYIAYFWFLYSGFSTEAEVNNSFIGVRAGTFGDAFGTLNALFSGLAFTGVMITVLLQRKDLRDGQAESVRQQVESQFYNMLRLQQEVVNGFDLQKTHYQTVSNQSVQIVTQGRDCFKSWAKIMEREYSKATSTTQENKIREAYRELWDKHRGDLSLYFRSLYSLFRFLSESNHINKKWLGNVARSLLSDYELVVLFYNCLMPNGQRFQKYATEFSVFDNLDIVLLLNPKDVLLIPKEAYGKNQEILSIFG, from the coding sequence ATGAAACGCGTCCTCGGTATTAGCCTAGCCATAGCGTTGGTTATTTTGACAATAGTAGGAATTTATATTGCCTACTTTTGGTTTTTGTACAGCGGATTCTCAACTGAGGCGGAGGTCAATAACTCCTTTATTGGAGTGCGAGCCGGTACGTTTGGAGATGCGTTTGGAACTTTAAATGCTTTATTTTCAGGTTTGGCATTCACTGGTGTGATGATCACAGTTTTGCTGCAAAGAAAAGATCTGCGAGATGGGCAAGCTGAATCGGTACGTCAGCAGGTTGAGTCTCAGTTTTACAATATGCTCAGATTGCAGCAAGAGGTTGTGAATGGCTTTGATCTGCAGAAGACTCATTACCAAACTGTATCAAATCAAAGTGTTCAGATTGTTACTCAAGGTCGCGACTGTTTTAAGTCATGGGCTAAGATTATGGAGCGTGAGTATTCAAAAGCCACGTCAACTACCCAAGAAAACAAAATTAGGGAAGCTTATCGTGAACTTTGGGACAAGCATCGTGGCGATCTCAGTTTGTATTTTCGAAGTCTATATAGTCTTTTTAGATTTCTGTCCGAGAGTAATCATATAAACAAGAAATGGCTAGGCAACGTCGCTCGCTCACTTCTTTCAGACTATGAATTGGTAGTGCTTTTTTATAACTGCTTGATGCCAAATGGGCAAAGGTTCCAAAAATATGCCACTGAATTTTCCGTATTTGATAATTTAGATATTGTTCTTTTGCTCAATCCTAAAGATGTACTACTAATACCCAAGGAGGCATACGGAAAAAATCAAGAAATCCTGAGCATCTTTGGCTGA
- a CDS encoding YceK/YidQ family lipoprotein, which produces MESSDVTLKKSLITGAHQVKTHCILLLALTLTGCGTINTVFRADSVAGEKLTHWKSHCSSIPRVYSGVMLDFCELHAEPQTTSAYQPRNDPAWVLLDMGASAIADTLVLPYTIYQQNQYGSINASRFE; this is translated from the coding sequence ATGGAATCGAGTGATGTGACATTAAAGAAGTCGCTAATAACAGGTGCGCATCAGGTGAAAACCCACTGCATATTACTGCTTGCTCTGACCCTGACCGGATGCGGAACAATCAATACCGTGTTCAGGGCGGACTCTGTCGCAGGAGAGAAGCTCACCCACTGGAAGTCCCATTGCTCATCGATACCCCGAGTCTACAGCGGGGTCATGCTCGATTTCTGTGAACTGCACGCGGAGCCGCAAACAACCAGCGCTTATCAGCCGCGCAACGATCCTGCCTGGGTCTTGCTCGATATGGGCGCATCCGCAATCGCCGACACCTTGGTGCTGCCTTACACGATTTATCAGCAGAACCAGTATGGCTCCATTAATGCGAGTCGGTTTGAGTGA
- a CDS encoding DUF3450 domain-containing protein, whose translation MRKFLSWEATDSAMDNAGIGTVRRLNELLDFERLARKEAEARSDQFAKERNELAAAVGRMEGKIEALTSHITQLTDKVTSQSAEIARLRTKLGGLNRWRDAKLISSPGAGGVAWKCG comes from the coding sequence TTGAGGAAATTCCTCTCCTGGGAAGCGACCGACAGCGCCATGGACAACGCCGGTATCGGCACTGTCCGCAGACTGAACGAACTTCTCGACTTTGAGCGCTTGGCTCGCAAAGAGGCCGAGGCCCGATCTGACCAGTTCGCCAAAGAGCGCAACGAACTCGCTGCTGCTGTCGGCCGGATGGAGGGCAAGATCGAAGCCCTGACCAGCCATATCACTCAACTCACTGACAAGGTCACATCGCAGAGTGCAGAGATTGCCCGCCTACGTACAAAGTTGGGAGGACTCAACCGATGGAGAGATGCGAAATTGATTTCATCGCCCGGCGCTGGTGGCGTCGCCTGGAAGTGTGGGTGA
- a CDS encoding DUF6864 domain-containing function translates to MSALRVGGNEVILASSLLVPEGDSVEFDLDVGESEKFFCIFKFEREPGSTDKPSMSFEGVEGDGVERCIFTFRNFNKPTGHSIVNPIEFAEDNMGRNFYILGTVYGYKTSHRIEFQIMAGPKNEQ, encoded by the coding sequence GTGAGTGCTTTAAGAGTCGGCGGTAATGAGGTGATTTTGGCCTCCAGCCTGTTAGTGCCTGAGGGCGATAGCGTTGAATTTGATTTGGATGTAGGGGAGTCCGAAAAGTTCTTTTGCATCTTTAAGTTTGAAAGGGAGCCGGGTTCCACTGACAAGCCAAGTATGAGCTTTGAAGGGGTCGAGGGCGATGGTGTGGAGAGGTGTATTTTCACATTTCGAAATTTCAATAAACCTACAGGGCACAGTATAGTTAACCCCATAGAGTTTGCAGAAGATAATATGGGCCGTAACTTTTACATCCTAGGCACTGTTTATGGGTATAAGACATCGCACCGTATCGAGTTTCAGATTATGGCGGGTCCGAAGAATGAGCAATGA
- the modB gene encoding molybdate ABC transporter permease subunit — translation MPLGSADIAAIWLTLKLASLTTVILLIIGTPIALWLARTDSWLKGPVGAIVALPLVLPPTVIGFYLLLLLGPNGPIGQLTQSLGLGTLTFSFTGLVIGSVLYSMPFVVQPLQNAFAAIGTRPLEVAATLRAGPWDTFFSVILPLAKPGFITGAILGFAHTVGEFGVVLMIGGNIPEKTRVVSVQIFDHVESMEYLQAHWLAGAMLVFSFVVLLALYSSGKSRTGWS, via the coding sequence ATGCCTCTGGGGAGTGCCGACATCGCGGCGATCTGGCTGACGCTGAAACTGGCGTCGCTGACCACCGTCATCCTGCTGATCATCGGCACGCCCATCGCCTTGTGGCTGGCGCGCACCGACTCGTGGCTCAAGGGGCCGGTCGGTGCAATCGTCGCCCTGCCCCTGGTGCTGCCGCCCACCGTGATCGGCTTCTACCTGCTGTTGCTGCTCGGACCCAATGGCCCGATTGGCCAGCTGACCCAGAGTCTTGGCCTGGGAACGCTGACCTTCAGCTTCACCGGCCTGGTGATCGGTTCGGTGCTGTACTCGATGCCCTTCGTGGTGCAGCCGCTGCAAAATGCCTTCGCAGCCATCGGCACTCGCCCTCTGGAAGTAGCGGCCACCTTGCGCGCCGGGCCTTGGGACACGTTTTTCAGCGTAATTCTGCCGCTGGCGAAACCCGGTTTTATCACCGGTGCGATTCTGGGCTTTGCGCACACCGTCGGCGAGTTCGGCGTGGTGCTGATGATCGGCGGCAATATTCCCGAGAAAACCCGCGTGGTGTCGGTGCAGATCTTCGATCACGTCGAGTCTATGGAGTACCTGCAGGCGCACTGGCTGGCCGGCGCGATGCTGGTGTTTTCCTTTGTGGTTCTGTTGGCGCTCTATTCCAGCGGCAAGTCCAGAACGGGATGGAGTTGA